A genomic segment from Gossypium hirsutum isolate 1008001.06 chromosome D04, Gossypium_hirsutum_v2.1, whole genome shotgun sequence encodes:
- the LOC107940459 gene encoding serine/threonine-protein phosphatase 7 long form homolog — MAGLVRNDEHISDAANNEDSFRVLRGRVSVLKKAPDARLMAYLELAGFGSVALIRSSDLRFDLLSALVERWRPETHTFHFPCGEYTVALEDVALQFGLPINGSPVTGVSLFTDPAALCYQLLGDSPGDTTATEGELMCVARAYIMHMLGAVLMPDANGDSVHLMYLPLLADLSTARSYSWGSAILAMLYRELCRATKPDVRDIGGCLILLQSWALYRLPFLASVSHQPYLYSLPLRWTTRPSIGKSYDVSIYRLMIEQHAREEFIWMPYQRPEITNVVPSSAYVDSHIWCTNAPIINFNVVEWYHGDCVLRQFGCIQPILEPPCQLGEVHGMTKRGRFQLDWGIQHRKFVALWNDRLRRVPQMVMATNPQPSLEYIQWYYGCGKPYLLGGQSTVIPRNVQQVGG; from the exons atggctGGATTGGTTAGAAACGATGAACACATATCTGATGCGGCTAATAACGag GACTCGTTCCGAGTATTAAGGGGCCGTGTGAGTGTTTTAAAGAAAGCACCGGATGCACGATTGATGGCGTACTTGGAGCTAGCCGGATTTGGGTCAGTAGCATTGATCCGGTCCTCCGACTTGCGCTTTGATTTATTATCTGCGCTAGTGGAGCGGTGGCgcccggagacccacactttCCATTTTCCTTGCGGGGAGTACACGGTTGCCTTGGAGGATGTTGCATTGCAGTTTGGGCTCCCAATTAACGGGAGTCCCGTAACGGGAGTGTCTTTATTTACGGATCCGGCTGCACTTTGTTATCAGCTCCTAGGAGACTCGCCAGGGGACA CGACCGCCACTGAAGGTGAGTTGATGTGCGTTGCTCGAGCGTACATCATGCATATGCTAGGGGCAGTACTCATGCCTGATGCAAACGGCGACAGTGTGCATTTGATGTACTTGCCCCTGCTAGCTGATTTGTCCACTGCTAGGTCGTATAGTTGGGGTTCCGCCATCCTAGCAATGCTGTACCGGGAGCTTTGTCGGGCGACAAAGCCGGATGTGCGCGACATTGGCGGATGCCTCATACTGCTACAGTCATGGGCGCTTTATCGGCTGCCCTTTTTGGCATCCGTTAGTCACCAACCGTATCTGTATTCACTGCCACtcag GTGGACTACTCGTCCAAGCATCGGGAAGTCGTATGATGTCTCAATATACCGCCTCATGATTGAACAGCATGCCCGGGAAGAG TTTATATGGATGCCATACCAAAGGCCAGAAATTACAAATGTTGTACCCTCGTCTGCATACGTTGATTCCCACATATGGTGCACTAATGcaccaattatcaatttcaatGTAGTCGAGTGGTATCACGGAGACTGTGTGCTACGGCAGTTTGGATGCATCCAACCTATCCTAGAGCCGCCGTGCCAGTTGGGGGAAGTTCACGGCATGACAAAGAGAGGAAGATTTCAATTGGATTGGGGAATTCAGCACCGGAAATTTGTGGCACTGTGGAACGATAGATTGCGTCGAGTACCTCAGATGGTTATGGCTACCAACCCGCAACCATCATTAGAGTATATACAATGGTATTATGGTTGCGGGAAGCCATATTTACTTGGAGGTCAATCGACTGTAATCCCCCGGAACGTGCAGCAAGTTGGGGGATAG